In Euphorbia lathyris chromosome 9, ddEupLath1.1, whole genome shotgun sequence, the following are encoded in one genomic region:
- the LOC136206045 gene encoding DNA replication licensing factor MCM2-like, with translation MEKLTQVYAELRRESSHGQGVPIAVRHIESMIRTSEAHARMHLRHRHHVTEEDVDMAIRVLLNSFISTQKYGVQRALQKAEERGINDLNPFFSSGDFSAANFELDNERQVIKHRLPTH, from the exons ATGGAAAAACTGACACAAGTTTATGCTGAACTGCGGAGAGAATCTTCG CATGGACAAGGAGTCCCTATAGCTGTGAGGCATATAGAGTCGATGATACGGACGTCCGAAGCACATGCCAGAATGCACCTCAGGCACAGGCACCATGTTACCGAAGAAGATGTGGACATGGCAATACGTGTTCTTCTAAATTCATTCATATCAACACAGAAATATGGAGTGCAGAGAGCTCTGCAAAAG GCGGAAGAACGCGGAATCAATGATCTAAACCCCTTCTTTTCCAGTGGTGATTTTTCCGCAGCAAATTTCGAGTTGGACAACGAGCGCCAAGTGATCAAGCATCGTCTTCCAACACACTAA
- the LOC136206044 gene encoding DNA replication licensing factor MCM2: protein MAPGNSGNPPSTPDSPTTSAGFNTDQLPLNTSQNFTDDDEAAVDPEIIRDEPEEPEDEEEGEDLFNDNFLEDYRRMDEHDNYESVGLDDSLEDERDLDQIMRDRRAAEAELDTRDERVVDRKLPQLLHDHDTDDDSYRPSKRSRADFRPPASQRGNDDTDGMQSSPGRSQRGHSREDVHMTDPTDDYYEDEDGDEGEFDMYRVQGTLREWVTRDEVRRFIAKKFKEFLLTYVGSKNEHGDFEYVRLINEMVSANKCSLEIDYKQFIYVHPNIAIWLADAPQSVLEVMEEVAGNVVFNLHPNYKNIHQKIYVRVTNLPVYDQIRNIRQIHLNTMIRIGGVVTRRTGVFPQLQQVKYDCSKCGAILGPFFQNSYSEVKVGSCPECQSKGPFTVNVEQTIYRNYQKLTLQESPGIVPAGRLPRHKEVILLNDLIDCARPGEEIEITGTYTNNFDLSLNTKNGFPVFATVIEANHVTKKQDLFSAYKLTQEDKEEIEKLGKDPRIGERIIKSIAPSIYGHEDIKTALALAMFGGQEKNVKGKHRLRGDINVLLLGDPGTAKSQFLKYVEKTGQRAVYTTGKGASAVGLTAAVHKDPVTREWTLEGGALVLADKGICLIDEFDKMNDQDRVSIHEAMEQQSISISKAGIVTSLQARCSVIAAANPVGGRYDSSKTFSQNVELTDPIISRFDILCVVKDVVDPVADELLATFVVDSHFKSQAKGVNLDDRSLSESQDDFSAPARPTDPEILPQDLLKKYLTYAKLNVFPRLHDSDMEKLTQVYAELRRESSHGQGVPIAVRHIESMIRTSEAHARMHLRHHVTEEDVDMAIRVLLNSFISTQKYGVQRALQKSFRKYITYKMDYNRMLLNLLQELVNRALRFEEIISGSSSGLTHINVKVEDLRNMAEERGINDLNPFFSSGDFSAANFELDNERQVIKHRLPTH, encoded by the exons ATGGCTCCTGGTAACTCAGGAAATCCACCTTCAACTCCTGATTCTCCCACCACCTCTGCTGGCTTTAATACCGATCAACTCCCTCTCAACACCAGCCAAAACTTCACTGACGATGATGAGGCCGCCGTCGATCCAGAAATCATCCGTGATGAACCTGAAGAACCTGAAGATGAGGAGGAAGGAGAGGATCTTTTCAACGATAATTTCTTGGA GGACTACCGGAGAATGGACGAGCACGATAATTACGAATCGGTGGGGTTAGATGATTCCTTGGAGGACGAGAGGGATTTAGATCAGATTATGCGAGATAGGAGGGCTGCTGAGGCTGAGCTTGATACTCGTGATGAGCGCGTTGTCGATCGCAAGCTTCCTCAACTCCTTCATGATCATG ATACTGATGATGACAGTTATAGGCCTTCGAAACGGTCTAGAGCTGATTTTAGGCCTCCAGCTTCTCAAAGAGGCAATGATGATACTGATGGAATGCAAAGCTCTCCTGGAAGGTCGCAGAGGGGACATTCAAGGGAAGATGTTCACATGACTGATCCAACTGATGATTACTATGAG GATGAAGATGGTGATGAAGGTGAATTTGACATGTATCGGGTCCAAGGAACACTTAGAGAGTGGGTTACAAGAGATGAAGTGCGTCGTTTCATTGCCAAAAAGTTCAAGGAGTTCCTTCTTACTTATGTAGGATCAAAGAATGAGCATGGAGATTTTGAATATGTACGGCTGATAAATGAGATGGTTTCAG CTAATAAGTGTAGCTTGGAGATAGATTACAAACAGTTTATCTATGTCCATCCAAATATTGCCATCTGGCTTGCGGATGCTCCTCAATCTGTCCTTGAAGTCATGGAAGAAGTTGCTGGAAACGTTGTCTTTAATTTACAtccaaactacaaaaatatccATCAAAAGATCTATGTCCGAGTTACCAACTTACCAGTTTATGATCAGATCCGTAATATTAG GCAGATTCATTTAAACACAATGATTCGGATTGGGGGAGTGGTGACTCGTAGGACTGGGGTATTTCCACAGTTGCAGCAGGTAAAATATGACTGTAGCAAGTGTGGGGCAATTCTGGGACCGTTTTTCCAAAATTCCTATTCTGAAGTAAAGGTTGGTTCCTGTCCTGAGTGCCAATCTAAAGGTCCATTCACTGTCAATGTTGAGCAG ACAATTTACAGAAATTACCAAAAACTGACGCTCCAAGAAAGCCCAGGAATTGTACCTGCTGGCCGGCTTCCAAGACACAAGGAAGTGATACTGCTGAATGATTTGATTGATTGTGCCCGCCCTGGGGAAGAGATT GAGATCACTGGCACATACACAAATAACTTTGACTTGTCTCTAAACACAAAGAATGGATTTCCTGTCTTTGCTACTGTCATTGAAGCAAATCATGTAACGAAGAAGCAGGACTTGTTTTCTGCTTACAAACTTACACAAGAGGATAAAGAAGAAATTGAAAAGCTTGGAAAAGACCCAAGGATAGGAGAAAGG ATTATCAAGTCAATAGCCCCATCAATTTATGGTCATGAGGACATAAAAACTGCACTAGCCCTTGCTATGTTTGGAGGCCAAGAAAAAAATGTTAAAGGAAAGCACAGGCTCAGAGGGGACATTAATGTACTTCTCTTGGGCGATCCAGGCACAGCAAAATCTCAATTTTTGAA GTATGTTGAAAAGACTGGGCAGAGGGCTGTGTATACTACTGGTAAAGGAGCTTCAGCTGTTGGTCTAACAGCAGCTGTGCACAAGGACCCAGTGACACGGGAGTGGACCCTTGAAGGAGGTGCCCTTGTCTTAGCTGACAAGGGAATCTGTCTGATTGATGAGTTTGACAAGATGAATGATCAGGACAG GGTGAGTATCCACGAAGCAATGGAGCAGCAGAGTATTAGCATATCAAAGGCAGGGATTGTAACTTCTCTTCAGGCTCGATGTTCTGTGATTGCTGCTGCAAATCCTGTAGGAGGAAG ATATGATTCCTCCAAAACTTTTTCACAAAATGTTGAGCTGACTGATCCAATCATATCTCGTTTTGACATCCTCTGTGTTGTTAAG GATGTGGTTGACCCTGTTGCAGATGAGTTGCTTGCTACATTTGTAGTTGATAGTCATTTCAAGTCACAAGCGAAGGGTGTCAACTTAGATGATCGTTCCTTGAGTGAGTCCCAGGACGATTTTTCCGCCCCTGCCAGGCCCACTGATCCAGAG ATTCTTCCTCAAGATTTACTGAAGAAATATTTAACTTATGCCAAGCTGAATGTATTCCCAAGGTTGCATGACTCTGATATGGAAAAACTGACGCAAGTTTATGCTGAACTGCGGAGAGAATCTTCG CATGGACAAGGAGTCCCTATAGCTGTGAGGCATATAGAGTCGATGATACGGACGTCCGAAGCACATGCCAGAATGCACCTCAGGCACCATGTTACCGAAGAAGATGTGGACATGGCAATACGTGTTCTTCTAAATTCATTCATATCAACACAGAAATATGGAGTGCAGAGAGCACTGCAAAAG AGTTTTAGAAAGTATATCACCTACAAGATGGATTACAACAGAATGCTTCTTAATCTACTGCAAGAGCTTGTGAACAGAGCACTGCGCTTTGAAGAAATTATATCCGGTTCTAGTTCAGGACTTACCCATATCAATGTAAAAGTGGAGGATTTACGGAACATG GCTGAAGAACGCGGAATCAATGATCTAAACCCCTTCTTTTCCAGTGGTGATTTTTCTGCAGCAAATTTCGAGTTGGACAATGAGCGCCAAGTGATCAAGCATCGTCTTCCAACACACTAA
- the LOC136206799 gene encoding heavy metal-associated isoprenylated plant protein 45: protein MMFGCLSGNSKLSNSMSIVELSVHMDCEGCEKRIKRALTKIDGVDSLEIDMDKQKVTVTGYVDHRKVLKVVRRTGRKAEFWPFPYDSEYYPYASQYLDESTYTTSYNYYRHGFNEGVHGYFPDQAYVTVTDDTVHLFSEDNVHAYCNIM from the exons ATGATGTTTGGATGCTTATCTGGGAACTCAAAACTATCAAACTCCATGTCT ATTGTGGAGCTTTCGGTTCATATGGACTGTGAAGGTTGCGAAAAAAGGATAAAACGAGCTCTCACCAAAATCGACG GTGTTGACAGCTTAGAAATAGACATGGACAAGCAAAAGGTGACCGTAACAGGATACGTGGATCATCGAAAGGTCCTAAAGGTTGTTCGGAGAACGGGAAGAAAGGCAGAGTTTTGGCCGTTCCCCTACGACAGCGAATATTATCCATATGCATCTCAATACTTGGATGAAAGCACCTACACAACTTCTTATAACTACTACAGGCATGGCTTTAATGAAGGCGTGCACGGATACTTTCCGGACCAAGCCTATGTTACTGTAACTGATGATACAGTTCATCTGTTCAGTGAAGACAATGTCCATGCTTATTGCAACATTATGTGA